Below is a genomic region from Triticum dicoccoides isolate Atlit2015 ecotype Zavitan chromosome 5A, WEW_v2.0, whole genome shotgun sequence.
CCGGTTTGTTACGCAAGGACAGCTTCTCCTGTATTGAGATAGGCCTGCAATTACACCTAGCCTTTCGACCACAATTCAACATGCACAAAAGTGTATAGGTAGCAACACGTATGGCATGTACGTACATCTGCCTTTCCTTACTCTTTTACTGTCAGGTTACTGGTGTCGGTGGAAATGGAGCAAATGGTAATAATTGGTGTCGTGTGTCAGTGGATACTGTGCTGAGAGTGATACCAGCGAGTTCCGAACAAAGGTCATTGTCGCCTCAATGGAATCTTAAGGTCACTGTCAGCATAAGTTTTCGTTAGCTCACATCAGAATCAGAAGCAACCCTGCATGCTGCACGATCCCATCTCGGATATATAGCCTTCTCGTGGATTGTACTATGGTAAACCGAAAGATACAGCATCCCTCTCGAGGGTCCTCAAAAAGTTGCCATGAAAACTACTCAAGATGGCCAACGCATTCCATCGGCAGCGACGCATGCTGTGCACTGCACAGGCTATAAATACAGCTACCCATGGACATACCATGCAGTGCAAGGCGCAGTCGATCGAGCAGCTACTAGCTAGCAGCGATCAAGCCAAGCTACACAAGGACATGGGTGCGTTTGGCCTCCTCCTCGTGATGGCAGCAGCcatggtagcggcggcggcggcagcagcagcaacggCGAGCGCTCCTCGCCCCTTCTTCGTGTTCGGCGACTCCCTGGTGGACAGCGGCAACAACAACTACCTGGCCACCACGGCGCGGGCCGACTCGCCGCCCTACGGCCTCGACTACCCGACCCACCGCGCCACGGGCCGCTTCTCCAACGGCCTCAACGTCCCTGACATCATCAGCGAGCACCTCGGGGCCGAGCCCGTGCTGCCCTACCTCAGCCCCCACCTCGACGGCCACAAGCTGCTCGGCGGCGCCAACTTCGCGTCCGCCGGCGTCGGCATCCTCAACGACACCGGCATCCAGTTTGTAAGCTCAGTCAGCTACTTCGTACCTCTCCTCTTGTAGCACCTGCCTCAAATTGCAAACACAAGCAACGAACGAACGCGTTGCAGGTGAACATCATCCGTATCCAGAAGCAGCTGCGCTACTTCGAGCAGTACCAGAGCAGGGTGCGGCGGCTGATCGGCGAGCCGGCAACGCAGCGGCTGGTGCGGAGCGCGCTGGTGCTCATCACGCTCGGCGGCAACGACTTCGTCAACAACTACTACCTGCTGCCCTTCTCCGCCAGGTCCCGCCAGTTCGCGCTCCCGGACTACGTGCGCTACCTCATCGCCGAGTACAAGACCATCCTCCAGCAGCTCCACGGCCTGGGCGCCCGCCGCGTCCTCGTCACCGGCTCCGGCCCGATCGGCTGCGCGCCGGCGGAGCTCGCCACGCGGAGCGCCAACGGCGAGTGCGACCTGGAGCTGCAGCGCGCCGCCGCGCTCTACAACCCGCAGCTGGTGCAGATGACCAAGGACCTCAACGCGCAGTTCGGCGCCGACGTGTTCGTCGCCGTCAACGCCTACCGGATGCACATGGACTTCATCTCCGCCCCGGCGGCGTACGGCTTCGTCACGTCCAAGGTGGCGTGCTGCGGCCAGGGCCCGTACAACGGCGTGGGGCTGTGCACCGCCATGTCCAGCGTCTGCCCCGACCGCTCCCTCTTCGCCTTCTGGGACAACTTCCACCCCACCGAGAGGGCTAACCGCATCATCGTCAGCCAGTTCATGGCCGGCTCCCCGGACTACATGCACCCGCTCAACCTCTCCACCATCCTCGCCATGGACGCCGCCGCAAAGCCATAATCCACCATTACCCTACTGTTTTCTCTATCTCACTGTGCTAGCGAACTAGCCAGTAGCATCCGTGCGCAATAAAAATTCTCTGCGTGATTTTTATTTATCATCCTCTGCCATGTCTAGCAGAGTATCCGTCCTCTTAATTCGACCGAGTAATCAATAAAAATAATAAAGCAACTATGTTATTTTTTGTTTATCATCCTCTGCGTGATTTTATTTTACATCTTGGAAATTCTGCCTCCAATCATCTTAACTATGATCAGTCACTGGATATAAGAAATGATCCCAAATGGAAACACCTGGGGACAGTATAGAGTATACCACTCTGTTCTGTAGCAATACCAGTACAGTACAGGAACCACTCTCGCAATTATAAGAAGTGATCCCAAATGGAAAGGCAAATCAAGTGTAATCCATGACACAATGATCATACAAACAAAACCATTTCAAGACACGGGGTAATCAATGTGGCTTTTAGTGTCTACGGCTGAGGGCGGGGCTATCGTTGCGGTCTTGGCTCCCATGTTGTAGATCATGCCGCTTCAGAAGCTAGTGTAGCCTTGGTTTGCCTCTACtactggagtaggaatgaaaatggcgaTGAAACTTTCAGCTTTTCTGGTGGGTAACAGAAACGGAGAGGGAAAATGAAAAAGAACAGAAATGGAAGAGGATTTTTTTACGTGGAAATGAAACGGCGTTTTCCAACAAACAAGCATGGAAACAGAACTTTCCACTTAAAATATGGGCATATGGCTGGACAAGCCGATTCGGTGCCCAGGCTCAGCTGCACCCGCGATGAATagaaaatacaaaacaaatactagaaaaatcaaattattctgaattttttttttgcatggaagaTATTTGGTGTGTGAGCTGCGCTTcaaatttcagatcatttggacatctgagtagctctcgaCGGAAAAGAAAAAATTGAGGTATGTGAAAAAGTTCACTGTTCATGTATTGTTCTGATTCAATTTGTCTTTTTTTGCTGAGAGTTGCTCATATGTTCAAATGATCTGAAATTTGACATGAACCTCATGCACCAAATTATCTTCCATAAAAAAATCTGATATCTTTTTAGTAGTTTTTGTGAATTTTCTCTTCACCGGACGCGGATGAGCCTGAGCTCAGATATGAATATTCGCATATAGCTATTTTATAGCCCAACGAACACACAATGAGAAGAATCGCCCATGTTTGACCCTACTACTACTACCGTCAGCAGTAGCGCAGCTAGAATATCGGCACGCCCCGGGCCAATTTCAGGGCACTGTGGCTATAGTATACTATAGTACACGACTGTAGGAATAAACAAGCCTAGGTTTTAGGCTCACGCCCCGGGCCAAAGGCCAGGGTGGCCTGGGGCCTATCTACGCCCCTAAACGTGAATGTGTCACTGAAGCACTATTGTGGTTTGAGTTGCACTACCATGCAAGTGCTTTTGGTTGCTTGATGCCTTCAAGTTTTTATGTTGCCAAAGTTTAAAAAATTGTTGGTTTTCTTGTGTTTTTTCTATGCTTCATGGGGTCTTTTAGTCACGGTGTACACTCGCTTTTGTCTTCATGACCGTTCGGTATTCGCTTTGTTTTCATTTTCGATAATAtttgtttcctttttattttgGGGGTTTATGCACCCAATTTCGCCCGTTTCCGCTCTATTTTCATCCTACAGTGGGGCATACAAATGTGCACTTGCAGGCGACCTAATGTGTGGTTTAGGATTCGCCATTGTCATGGGAGCAGGTGCAGGCGAACACGCCTGGGCCTTTGTGCCTTTCGCTCAAACTCCACCCCATCAGCAAATAATGTTGATTCTCTCTTCGCAAAAGAACTTTGCGATGTGCTAAACAACTTGGAGGTTCCTAGCCCTGGATTGGGAAGGGTGGTTGCTTGCCTCCTGCTGGGAACGACAATCAGGGGGCGAAACAATAAGGTGGGCAATTGCCCTCCGACCAGCATCCAAAAGGAGAAGCCACTCATGCTTGATGATGATCTTCGGGTTCATGTCTCGTCCTCATGGTTTTGGTCATTACCGTGGTTTTGGTGTTGCCTATTGCCTTTTGTTGAGGTGTACTTGACCGGGGTTCCGTTGTGTTATACAAGTGTTGGGGGTTAGAGCTGTTGTGTCTGGAGCGTTTGGTAGGCTGCTTGTGAGGTCGTGGGGTTTCATGTTTTGTGAGTAATCCTCTTACAGTCAGTTTGTATTGGTTTTACCTGATTTACTGTAAATTAACTGGACTAGTATCTTCTTCTTAATTAACCAATGAGACAAATATTTTGCCTCCATTTTGAAAATAAAATGGCCACAACAGAGATTTCATGTGTCATGTGCATGATTTGGTGTCAGCCTTGTTGGCAGAGGAAAAAAGAGTGATAAGGACACCCAGCAACAATTAGCTGGAATCATTTCCCAGAATAA
It encodes:
- the LOC119301825 gene encoding GDSL esterase/lipase At5g33370-like, with amino-acid sequence MGAFGLLLVMAAAMVAAAAAAAATASAPRPFFVFGDSLVDSGNNNYLATTARADSPPYGLDYPTHRATGRFSNGLNVPDIISEHLGAEPVLPYLSPHLDGHKLLGGANFASAGVGILNDTGIQFVNIIRIQKQLRYFEQYQSRVRRLIGEPATQRLVRSALVLITLGGNDFVNNYYLLPFSARSRQFALPDYVRYLIAEYKTILQQLHGLGARRVLVTGSGPIGCAPAELATRSANGECDLELQRAAALYNPQLVQMTKDLNAQFGADVFVAVNAYRMHMDFISAPAAYGFVTSKVACCGQGPYNGVGLCTAMSSVCPDRSLFAFWDNFHPTERANRIIVSQFMAGSPDYMHPLNLSTILAMDAAAKP